The following are encoded together in the Streptomyces tsukubensis genome:
- a CDS encoding Hsp70 family protein, protein MIGIDLGHRFGRVARVGADGEPAVSTGEFDVTDGLRDPRRALAVLFGGAPAVDGTPPAPEPDRQVVLGLPASGVREDELRRAAEGAGFEVVRVVPDAVAVALHYGAVAEGVDRTVLVCDQGATTLDLTVLAITPDLTVRVVGTTRHRLGGDDWDSALAAGLAGRLPEGADPRRTAELLRLRLGGSDSVTETVMDQTEGRYELTLRRADVERAVAPLRERALAAVAEQLSTAEPAVDTVLLAGGLCAAPGRRAEIEELPAAQGLTVRCHLPEHAVVRGLLALRDFAVLRIVEGPEPNPGRAGERYRLPDAPDAVTGTVPTHVPDPDRDPEPRSWYPRPVDPEPEIRGDARGPEGRGAGRGAPVPPTPPSQPSPSSRSDAGGPSAPRTAPTAPAAPTVSGSRPASQTAHAAHAAHAAPTPHAPGTPHAPHTPQSTPTPGPCEPPEVTEPSESHEPHEPPGARSEPPSNPYASHAPRDTPGVAPVDGPGAAPGERGDKRGAAPTASTTTPAEPATGPPTHLAVAVGELQTVRRGDHLLVLWAWPDGALSARVRWRREASTTGQGDRGGHVNNGRAHDGRTNGRQVGDGRTEGDLVCRRRVYEHDGGLDLTVGRDAVIVTVEALVAGDGMDREGASSLLVPAQAPVVEYEPSVRRRLKGRMASVAFTTETGCDLPALRIVHSLGRFRPTSTAEGTVLHEVPAQRLPAGAPLTVEFPLPATRGPSWLVCFPADGNAAIDAAVEIRPTALHRLRVT, encoded by the coding sequence ATGATCGGCATCGATCTCGGACACCGTTTCGGACGCGTCGCGCGGGTCGGCGCGGACGGTGAACCAGCAGTTTCCACCGGAGAGTTCGACGTTACGGACGGCCTCCGTGACCCGAGGCGCGCGCTCGCCGTCCTCTTCGGGGGCGCCCCGGCCGTCGACGGTACGCCGCCCGCGCCCGAACCTGACCGTCAGGTGGTTCTCGGCCTGCCCGCGTCGGGCGTACGGGAGGACGAGCTGCGGCGTGCGGCCGAAGGCGCGGGGTTCGAGGTGGTCCGCGTCGTGCCGGACGCGGTGGCAGTGGCGCTGCACTACGGTGCGGTCGCCGAGGGCGTGGACCGTACGGTGCTGGTCTGTGATCAGGGGGCGACCACGCTCGACCTGACCGTCCTCGCCATCACACCCGACCTCACGGTACGGGTCGTCGGGACCACCCGCCATCGGCTCGGCGGCGACGACTGGGACTCGGCGCTCGCCGCGGGCCTCGCCGGGCGGCTGCCGGAAGGGGCGGACCCACGCCGCACGGCGGAACTCCTGCGGCTGCGGCTCGGCGGTTCGGACAGTGTCACCGAGACCGTCATGGACCAGACCGAGGGCCGCTACGAACTGACGCTGCGACGCGCCGACGTCGAGCGGGCAGTGGCCCCGCTGCGCGAGCGGGCCCTCGCCGCCGTGGCGGAACAACTCTCCACGGCCGAACCGGCGGTGGACACCGTCCTGCTTGCGGGCGGCCTCTGCGCCGCCCCTGGCCGACGGGCCGAGATCGAGGAGCTGCCGGCCGCCCAAGGGCTCACGGTCCGCTGTCACCTTCCCGAACACGCCGTCGTACGGGGGCTCCTGGCGCTCCGTGACTTCGCCGTGCTGCGTATCGTCGAGGGCCCCGAGCCCAATCCTGGGCGGGCGGGCGAACGGTACCGGCTGCCGGATGCGCCCGACGCCGTCACCGGCACCGTCCCCACGCATGTACCGGATCCTGACCGGGACCCGGAACCCCGGTCGTGGTACCCGCGGCCGGTGGACCCCGAACCCGAGATACGCGGGGACGCCAGGGGGCCCGAGGGACGGGGCGCGGGGCGCGGCGCGCCCGTTCCCCCGACCCCGCCGTCGCAGCCGTCACCGTCGTCGCGGTCGGACGCCGGGGGCCCGTCCGCGCCTCGCACCGCCCCCACCGCCCCGGCCGCCCCCACCGTGTCCGGCTCTCGACCGGCGTCACAGACGGCCCACGCGGCTCACGCGGCTCACGCGGCACCGACACCACACGCACCAGGCACACCACACGCACCACACACACCCCAGTCCACGCCGACTCCCGGCCCCTGTGAACCTCCCGAAGTCACGGAGCCCTCCGAATCCCACGAGCCGCACGAACCTCCCGGGGCCCGCTCCGAGCCGCCGTCGAACCCGTACGCCTCCCACGCCCCTCGTGACACCCCGGGCGTCGCACCGGTCGACGGGCCCGGCGCCGCACCGGGCGAGCGGGGCGACAAGCGAGGTGCCGCCCCCACCGCCTCCACGACGACCCCGGCCGAGCCTGCCACCGGCCCGCCGACCCACCTCGCCGTAGCGGTGGGTGAGCTCCAGACCGTACGCCGGGGCGACCACCTTCTCGTCCTGTGGGCCTGGCCCGACGGCGCCCTCAGCGCCCGCGTCCGCTGGCGGCGAGAGGCGAGCACCACGGGGCAGGGGGACAGGGGCGGTCACGTGAACAACGGCCGGGCGCACGACGGCCGGACGAACGGTCGGCAGGTGGGTGACGGCCGGACGGAGGGCGACCTGGTCTGCCGCCGCCGGGTCTACGAGCACGACGGCGGCCTCGACCTGACCGTCGGCAGGGACGCGGTCATCGTCACCGTCGAGGCCCTGGTCGCGGGGGACGGTATGGACCGCGAGGGCGCCTCGTCGCTGCTCGTCCCCGCGCAGGCGCCCGTCGTGGAGTACGAACCGAGCGTGCGCCGACGGCTCAAGGGCCGTATGGCGTCGGTCGCCTTCACCACGGAGACCGGCTGCGACCTGCCCGCTCTGCGTATCGTCCACAGCCTCGGCCGGTTCCGCCCCACCAGTACGGCAGAGGGCACCGTCCTGCATGAGGTGCCCGCGCAGAGACTGCCCGCGGGAGCGCCGCTGACCGTGGAGTTCCCACTGCCCGCCACCCGGGGCCCTTCCTGGCTGGTCTGCTTCCCGGCGGACGGCAACGCCGCCATCGACGCCGCCGTTGAGATCCGACCGACGGCGCTGCACAGACTGCGAGTCACCTGA
- a CDS encoding TRAFAC clade GTPase domain-containing protein → MVEIISWVLVPVLYLGALALYLMVAPAIALLRGLALTMELLAGHVRLLVGVLYRRTPEFRTLPPYRPQDEDVKAYRNYFFGPGYRDLRQLLTLERRSYIRTTGDSFRAVTSGQFVTPARHRAFTVPYGLTLHLGLCLGAAMALPPLALLLALHALLLVTLTGGARLVAGTLRATDRAVLRVRRLRTGMLCPHCFERVPYPAYDCPRATCRRRHADIRPGTYGILRRRCECEERMPTLLMLMSRDARLQAFCVHPNCEKPMNADAGHMPEAALPLIGGQAAGKTQLMAAMLLALENAAAAGGPAIKLADDESHSNYQVLREVLRMQGHTRATQKALPRAHSFVLGSGRSERLIHLFDTAGERFVNREETDALRYARAARTIVFVLDPMSVKAFWAALDAAPGPPLDRTLASTVDPEDVYAPSIQTVDAMNAPLKRSRLAVAISKTDLLAAHGLLPETLDDSARARTWLCEELGLRNLVQTMEHDFQEVRYFYTAAVADEEARVDASVGRFVEWCLRE, encoded by the coding sequence GTGGTCGAGATCATTTCCTGGGTCCTCGTACCGGTGCTCTACCTCGGCGCGCTGGCCCTCTACCTGATGGTCGCCCCGGCCATCGCCCTGCTGCGCGGCCTCGCCCTGACGATGGAACTCCTCGCGGGCCACGTCCGGTTGCTGGTCGGCGTACTGTACCGGCGCACCCCCGAGTTCCGGACGCTGCCGCCCTACCGCCCGCAGGACGAGGACGTGAAGGCGTACCGCAACTACTTCTTCGGCCCCGGCTACCGCGACCTGCGCCAACTCCTCACCCTGGAACGCCGGTCGTACATACGGACGACCGGCGATTCCTTCCGGGCCGTCACCTCGGGGCAGTTCGTCACCCCGGCACGGCACCGGGCGTTCACGGTGCCGTACGGGCTGACGCTCCACCTCGGCCTGTGCCTGGGAGCGGCGATGGCGCTGCCCCCGCTCGCCCTGCTGCTGGCGCTGCACGCGCTGCTCCTCGTCACACTGACGGGCGGGGCCAGGCTGGTCGCGGGGACCTTGCGGGCCACCGACAGGGCCGTGTTGCGGGTACGGCGGCTGCGGACAGGGATGCTCTGCCCGCACTGCTTCGAACGCGTCCCCTATCCCGCGTACGACTGCCCCCGCGCGACCTGCCGCCGACGGCACGCGGACATCCGCCCCGGCACGTACGGAATCCTCCGGCGCCGCTGCGAGTGCGAAGAGCGGATGCCGACCCTGCTGATGCTGATGAGCAGGGACGCGCGGCTCCAGGCGTTCTGCGTACACCCGAACTGCGAGAAACCGATGAATGCGGACGCGGGACACATGCCGGAGGCGGCTCTCCCCCTGATAGGCGGCCAGGCCGCGGGGAAGACCCAGCTGATGGCGGCGATGCTCCTGGCGCTGGAGAACGCGGCAGCGGCGGGCGGCCCCGCGATCAAGCTCGCGGACGACGAGTCGCACTCCAACTACCAGGTACTGCGCGAGGTCCTGCGCATGCAGGGCCACACCCGCGCCACTCAGAAGGCACTGCCCAGAGCCCACTCCTTCGTCCTCGGCAGCGGTCGCTCAGAACGTCTCATCCACCTCTTCGACACAGCGGGCGAGCGCTTCGTCAACCGAGAGGAGACGGACGCGCTGCGCTACGCCCGCGCGGCCCGCACCATCGTCTTCGTCCTGGACCCGATGTCGGTGAAGGCATTCTGGGCGGCACTGGACGCGGCGCCGGGCCCCCCGCTGGACCGCACCCTCGCGTCGACGGTCGACCCGGAGGACGTCTACGCCCCGTCGATCCAGACGGTGGACGCGATGAACGCGCCCCTGAAACGCTCCCGCCTGGCAGTCGCCATCAGCAAGACGGACCTGCTGGCGGCACACGGCTTGCTCCCCGAGACCCTCGATGACAGTGCCCGCGCCCGCACCTGGCTCTGCGAGGAGCTGGGCCTGCGCAACCTCGTCCAGACGATGGAACACGACTTCCAGGAGGTGCGGTACTTCTACACGGCGGCGGTGGCCGACGAGGAGGCACGGGTGGACGCGAGCGTGGGGCGGTTCGTGGAGTGGTGTCTGCGGGAGTGA
- a CDS encoding TRAFAC clade GTPase domain-containing protein, with translation MAKQLTCPHCYEGFAPREIRFRCNCRLSKEGKRCPRVRDQVLDERRGPRPSHELGPVFTDDGRRPTAMCPDCGGETTYRICPVCHSDLPVQFGRVDGRLIAMVGAKASGKTIYMTVLLHEMRNRVGEAFGAALMGLDDATMRRYSTDYEDRLYRDNQMFPGTQTASTNLNRVDPLVFRFSLSRRTLLGERPVHTVLSFFDTAGEDFNSRESVELNTRYLAGADGIILLLDPLQMPDARDGALPGTPMPGAEGLDAPMNLLSRVTNLLLAPRSGRSAQKIDTPIAVVFSKMDAFWHLLDKSSPLRDYAPPSPRFDVNDSRNVHEEVRRLLKDWDGVQIDQLLENHYARYRYFGVSALGGNPTPDARVAPTGIQPYRVADPLLWLLAGFGSVPKAGRG, from the coding sequence ATGGCCAAACAACTCACCTGTCCGCACTGCTACGAGGGCTTCGCCCCGCGTGAGATCCGCTTCCGCTGCAACTGCCGGCTCAGCAAGGAAGGGAAGCGGTGCCCGCGCGTTCGGGACCAGGTGCTCGACGAGCGCAGGGGCCCGCGCCCCAGCCACGAGCTGGGCCCTGTCTTCACCGACGACGGCCGTAGACCTACGGCGATGTGCCCGGACTGCGGAGGTGAGACCACCTACCGGATCTGCCCGGTCTGCCACTCGGACCTGCCCGTCCAGTTCGGCAGGGTGGACGGCCGCCTGATCGCCATGGTCGGCGCGAAGGCGTCGGGCAAGACCATCTACATGACGGTGCTGCTGCACGAGATGCGGAACAGGGTCGGCGAGGCGTTCGGCGCCGCCCTGATGGGCCTGGACGACGCGACGATGCGCCGCTACAGCACCGACTACGAGGACCGCCTCTACCGCGACAACCAGATGTTTCCCGGCACCCAGACCGCCTCCACCAACCTCAACCGGGTGGACCCGCTGGTCTTCCGCTTCAGCCTGAGCCGGCGCACCCTCCTCGGGGAACGCCCGGTCCACACCGTCCTGTCGTTCTTCGACACCGCGGGCGAGGACTTCAACTCGCGGGAGAGCGTGGAGCTGAACACCCGCTACCTCGCGGGGGCCGACGGCATCATCCTGCTCCTGGACCCCTTGCAGATGCCGGACGCCCGAGACGGCGCCCTGCCGGGTACGCCGATGCCGGGCGCGGAAGGGCTCGACGCGCCCATGAATCTGCTGTCCCGCGTCACCAACCTGCTGCTCGCTCCCCGCAGCGGACGCTCCGCACAGAAGATCGACACACCGATCGCGGTGGTCTTCTCGAAGATGGACGCCTTCTGGCACCTGCTGGACAAGAGCAGTCCGCTGCGCGACTACGCGCCGCCGAGCCCCCGGTTCGACGTGAACGACAGCCGCAACGTGCACGAGGAGGTCCGCAGGCTCCTCAAGGACTGGGACGGCGTTCAGATCGACCAGCTCCTGGAGAACCACTACGCGCGCTACCGCTACTTCGGCGTCTCCGCCCTGGGCGGCAACCCCACCCCCGACGCACGGGTCGCGCCCACCGGCATCCAGCCCTACCGGGTGGCCGACCCGCTGCTGTGGCTGCTCGCCGGGTTCGGTTCCGTGCCGAAGGCGGGACGCGGATGA
- a CDS encoding aromatic amino acid ammonia-lyase, which produces MDSNRLRIDGSRLRCDDVVRVARRRASVELDGKALEQAGHAYEVARDSETKRAVYGRTTGVGANRHEVVDPHAADQHGLRLLRSHAGTTGELSDEDLVRATLVIRLNQLAAAGSGVHPRLLTALATALRVGAVPVTHTRGSIGTGDLGQLAEIALTFAGERPWGTGGITPVPVSPGDALAFISSNAATLARSVLAWSDLRTLLRASHTVTALSYCALGGSPEAFSARVHAQRPHPGSVHCASEMRRLLWADSEPAPGRRLQDPFGLRAFPQVQGPALEAADALETALTVDINAAAENPFIDVETGDVYHHGHFATSHLALDLDHFRAAVHHVAELSTARLSDLVEPDLSGLPPFLADGPAGSSGIMILEYLAHDALSQMRHAAAPVTLGTAVISRGLEDHASFSTQAAHATTAAIASYRTVLACELTGAVRALTMSGAELPDAPVRDALRLAQRTLPMIREDHPLTQEITVASDLLPALAEL; this is translated from the coding sequence ATCGACAGTAACCGTCTCCGCATTGACGGCTCCCGACTGAGGTGCGACGACGTGGTCCGCGTGGCCAGGCGCAGGGCCTCCGTGGAGCTGGACGGCAAGGCACTGGAGCAGGCGGGTCACGCCTACGAGGTGGCGCGCGACAGCGAGACGAAACGGGCTGTCTATGGTCGCACCACCGGAGTCGGGGCGAACAGGCACGAGGTCGTCGACCCGCACGCCGCCGACCAGCACGGTCTGCGCCTGCTCCGCAGCCACGCGGGCACCACGGGCGAACTCTCGGACGAGGACCTCGTACGGGCGACGCTCGTCATACGCCTCAACCAGCTCGCCGCTGCGGGCAGCGGCGTCCACCCGCGCCTGCTGACGGCGCTCGCCACGGCGCTGCGGGTGGGCGCGGTACCCGTGACACACACCCGCGGTTCCATCGGCACCGGGGACCTGGGGCAGCTCGCGGAGATCGCCCTGACCTTCGCGGGCGAGCGGCCGTGGGGCACGGGCGGGATCACCCCGGTCCCGGTCAGTCCGGGTGACGCCCTCGCCTTCATCTCCAGCAACGCGGCGACCCTCGCCCGCTCGGTCCTCGCCTGGAGCGACCTGCGTACGCTGCTGCGCGCCAGCCACACGGTGACGGCCCTGTCGTACTGCGCGCTCGGCGGGTCACCCGAGGCGTTCTCGGCGCGGGTCCACGCGCAGCGCCCGCACCCGGGGTCGGTGCACTGCGCGTCCGAGATGCGCAGGCTGCTGTGGGCGGACAGCGAGCCCGCGCCGGGACGGCGCCTTCAGGACCCGTTCGGACTCCGCGCGTTCCCGCAGGTCCAGGGGCCCGCGCTGGAAGCGGCCGACGCGCTGGAGACGGCGTTGACCGTCGACATCAACGCGGCGGCGGAGAACCCCTTCATCGACGTGGAGACAGGTGACGTGTACCACCACGGCCACTTCGCCACCTCGCACCTCGCCCTCGACCTGGACCACTTCCGGGCCGCGGTCCACCACGTCGCGGAACTCTCCACGGCGCGCCTGAGCGACCTGGTCGAGCCCGACCTGAGCGGCCTCCCGCCGTTCCTCGCCGACGGGCCGGCTGGCAGCTCCGGCATCATGATCCTGGAGTACCTGGCCCACGACGCCCTCAGCCAGATGCGGCACGCGGCGGCGCCGGTGACGCTCGGCACGGCCGTGATCTCCCGCGGCCTTGAGGACCACGCCAGCTTCTCCACGCAGGCGGCCCACGCGACGACAGCCGCCATCGCCTCGTACCGCACGGTCCTCGCCTGCGAGCTGACAGGTGCCGTACGCGCCCTGACGATGAGCGGCGCGGAGCTGCCCGATGCTCCGGTGCGGGACGCCCTGCGGCTGGCGCAGCGGACCCTTCCGATGATCAGGGAGGATCATCCGCTGACGCAGGAGATCACCGTGGCGTCGGATCTGCTGCCCGCGCTGGCGGAGCTCTGA
- a CDS encoding MFS transporter, whose protein sequence is MLDPVPESKSGLVPFDDAPLNKFHVKITALTFGANFSDGYQLGVIGIALTLIGPQMGFGSAWEGLLGASALIGIFLGSITLGWLADRIGRQQLYMLNFVLITVASIAQFWVEGPMQLFVLRLLIGIGIGADYAIGPTLVAEFCPRRSRGFLLASLTAMWTIGYICSFFFGNYLIDMGGDAWRWLLASSALPSFVVLVMRVGTPESPRWLISKGRVDEARAVVEKYIGRHVDFESIASLAAEPGADKAPSVSYRALFSPEQWRKTAFGVLYYNCQVIPYFAIYTFLPIVMAKFGLEGGFLGDGLLNVFLLLGSIAGLWFVSRFSRRGFVIGSFVVMAVALGPMGVWPNAPKLLLFVLFLVFTFMMSASSNLDQVYPPELFSTALRSSGVGLLNGLSRVGSAIGTFLLPMSIDHLGFSPSMTILSVFLVLGAVVSFAWAPETSGSTLD, encoded by the coding sequence ATGCTGGATCCTGTTCCGGAATCAAAGTCGGGACTCGTCCCCTTTGACGACGCGCCACTCAATAAATTCCACGTCAAGATCACCGCGCTCACCTTCGGGGCCAACTTCTCCGACGGTTATCAACTGGGCGTCATAGGTATCGCTTTGACGCTCATCGGGCCGCAGATGGGATTCGGTTCGGCCTGGGAGGGGCTGCTCGGGGCCTCGGCGCTCATCGGGATCTTCCTCGGCAGTATCACTCTCGGCTGGCTCGCCGACCGCATCGGGCGTCAGCAGCTCTACATGCTGAACTTCGTTCTGATCACCGTGGCCTCGATCGCCCAGTTCTGGGTCGAGGGGCCGATGCAGCTGTTCGTGCTGCGGCTCCTCATCGGTATCGGCATCGGCGCCGACTACGCCATCGGCCCGACGCTCGTGGCCGAATTCTGTCCCCGGCGCAGCCGAGGCTTTCTGCTGGCCTCGCTCACCGCCATGTGGACGATCGGCTACATCTGCTCCTTCTTCTTCGGCAACTACCTCATCGACATGGGCGGGGACGCCTGGCGGTGGCTGCTGGCCAGCAGCGCGCTCCCCTCCTTCGTGGTTCTGGTGATGCGCGTCGGTACCCCGGAATCGCCCCGCTGGCTGATCAGCAAGGGGCGGGTGGACGAGGCCCGCGCCGTCGTGGAGAAGTACATCGGCCGGCACGTCGACTTCGAATCCATCGCCTCCCTCGCGGCCGAGCCCGGCGCGGACAAGGCGCCCTCGGTCTCCTACCGGGCCCTGTTCAGCCCCGAGCAGTGGCGCAAGACCGCCTTCGGCGTCCTCTATTACAACTGTCAAGTCATCCCGTACTTCGCCATTTATACGTTCCTGCCGATCGTCATGGCCAAGTTCGGCCTTGAGGGGGGATTCCTCGGTGACGGACTGCTGAATGTTTTCCTGCTGCTCGGCAGTATCGCTGGACTCTGGTTCGTCTCGCGTTTCTCGCGCCGCGGATTCGTTATCGGATCCTTTGTGGTGATGGCCGTTGCCCTGGGTCCCATGGGTGTCTGGCCGAATGCGCCGAAGCTGTTGCTCTTCGTCCTCTTCCTGGTCTTCACCTTTATGATGTCGGCCTCCTCCAACCTCGACCAGGTCTATCCCCCCGAGCTTTTCTCAACGGCTCTGCGCAGTTCGGGAGTCGGTCTGCTCAACGGCCTCAGCCGGGTCGGTTCCGCCATCGGCACCTTTCTCCTGCCGATGAGCATCGACCATCTCGGCTTCTCGCCGTCCATGACGATCCTCAGCGTCTTCCTGGTCCTCGGAGCGGTGGTCTCCTTCGCCTGGGCGCCGGAGACCTCCGGCTCGACGCTGGACTGA
- a CDS encoding GTPase-associated protein 1-related protein: MTGEPWPPPPSEAGGTWPPPPSGADGILPPPPPPPPSPSGAGGGTSPPPLGATVAHFQQLYYTSCEHGLSGFSGFQFNAVSPSVSAETRHAVEALAGYEPPRSMVESDTPELLERCPVNLCYRPYDPQGRTATALSVRYAGRDSARRFGNYFAHALHSEDFPAAGGGVLGIELWDSPVWARAASPTTEIPALTAAPPRGPLGVGAARDFVRDHPHADRLPELLAAVFAALTDHGSVVVVDDSTDRIAHWFAAVSYLLPPPLARRLSFATYVFRPARSRLHLIGTVPEAQLDFSTDEEAAYTVFDFCRGRFPHPGIAVPHLVPLLTRIGLGSVRPVWYWTADYTRGLEETPDDWHAPVAAAAASGGIALTGPDVRAVIGWLAGADHLGPRRATVAADLLRKHRDLDERQLTALSTAAKAGGDLAVHQEIEGKLHESRMRAHMTGAEGATAPGPIADRDERERATLLWEHLLRTEATTTRQRVRLFLWALGARLAPSRELVARETLALARVLLGSASPGPGLRREVVELVGALPPMREALAMGVQEALEGRGGQEQLFAQFPAELLGEQDLWGRPLLLEYHWRARAEREPARTVDIMFAILELRGRGSPDAELLRGLWHPARAWTHEEAVRIARELSGAGHVDEAVGEWLDRAVNQRIDDENGLSACLELCEVLSAPARFAWLPRAAQDRVRTILELDSALREKREATELVSGFRIAGAAPWSAPQALKRFRLVPAMLALPVDVGRLGAEFPEFGHALAEQYLLAVRRVVTTGERYDDLLLGHVAAVSALPTPGRLPEAQQDLVHEIRGHAADHWRTTDLNRLERAVRPHNPLLADYYGRRAEARLSGTQKLARKVRLPRRRGKGGPPEEQNGR; encoded by the coding sequence ATGACCGGGGAGCCCTGGCCTCCGCCACCCTCGGAAGCGGGCGGGACCTGGCCACCGCCACCGTCAGGCGCGGACGGGATCCTGCCGCCGCCGCCACCGCCACCACCCTCACCGTCAGGCGCGGGCGGCGGGACCTCGCCGCCGCCGCTTGGCGCAACGGTCGCGCACTTCCAACAGCTCTACTACACCTCCTGCGAGCACGGGCTCAGCGGCTTCTCGGGGTTCCAGTTCAACGCGGTGAGCCCGAGTGTCAGCGCCGAGACGCGGCACGCGGTGGAGGCGCTCGCCGGATACGAGCCCCCGCGCTCCATGGTGGAGTCGGACACCCCGGAACTGCTGGAGCGCTGCCCGGTCAACCTCTGCTACCGGCCCTACGACCCGCAGGGCAGGACAGCCACCGCGCTGTCCGTGCGCTACGCGGGCCGGGACTCGGCCCGCCGTTTCGGCAACTACTTCGCCCACGCCCTGCACAGCGAGGACTTCCCCGCGGCGGGCGGCGGAGTACTGGGCATCGAACTGTGGGACTCACCCGTGTGGGCCCGCGCGGCCTCCCCGACCACCGAGATCCCGGCGCTCACGGCGGCGCCCCCGCGTGGCCCGCTCGGTGTCGGGGCGGCGCGCGACTTCGTCCGCGACCACCCGCACGCGGACCGGCTCCCCGAACTGCTCGCCGCCGTGTTCGCGGCGCTCACCGACCACGGCTCGGTGGTGGTGGTCGACGACTCGACCGACCGGATCGCGCACTGGTTCGCCGCCGTCTCCTACCTGCTGCCGCCCCCGCTCGCCCGCCGACTCTCCTTCGCCACGTACGTCTTCCGGCCCGCCCGCAGCCGGCTGCACCTCATCGGTACGGTCCCCGAGGCGCAGCTCGACTTCAGTACGGACGAGGAGGCGGCGTACACCGTCTTCGACTTCTGCCGGGGCCGCTTCCCCCATCCCGGGATCGCCGTGCCCCACCTGGTGCCGCTCCTCACCCGGATCGGCCTCGGCTCAGTGCGGCCCGTCTGGTACTGGACGGCGGACTACACCCGCGGCCTGGAGGAGACACCGGACGACTGGCACGCCCCCGTCGCCGCTGCGGCGGCCTCGGGTGGCATCGCTCTCACCGGGCCCGACGTGCGTGCGGTGATCGGTTGGCTGGCGGGCGCCGACCACCTGGGCCCGCGCAGGGCCACTGTCGCCGCCGACCTGCTGCGCAAGCACCGGGACCTGGACGAGCGGCAGTTGACCGCGCTCAGCACGGCCGCGAAGGCGGGTGGCGACCTGGCCGTACACCAGGAGATCGAGGGGAAACTGCACGAGTCCCGGATGCGGGCACACATGACGGGCGCGGAGGGAGCCACCGCGCCCGGCCCAATAGCCGACAGGGACGAGCGGGAGCGGGCCACCCTCCTGTGGGAACACCTGCTGCGGACCGAGGCGACGACGACCCGGCAGCGCGTACGGCTGTTCCTCTGGGCGCTCGGCGCCCGCCTCGCCCCTTCACGGGAGCTCGTCGCCCGCGAGACACTCGCCCTGGCCCGCGTACTGCTCGGCTCCGCCAGCCCCGGCCCCGGTCTGCGGCGCGAGGTGGTGGAGCTCGTCGGCGCCCTGCCGCCGATGCGGGAGGCCCTGGCGATGGGGGTACAGGAGGCGCTGGAAGGGCGGGGAGGACAGGAACAGCTCTTCGCACAGTTCCCCGCGGAACTCCTCGGAGAGCAGGACCTGTGGGGGCGTCCGCTGCTCCTGGAGTACCACTGGCGGGCACGGGCGGAACGGGAGCCCGCACGCACGGTCGACATCATGTTCGCGATCCTGGAACTCCGCGGCAGGGGCTCCCCCGACGCGGAACTGCTGCGCGGACTGTGGCACCCCGCGCGCGCCTGGACCCACGAAGAGGCTGTGCGGATCGCCCGCGAGCTGTCCGGCGCCGGGCACGTGGACGAGGCGGTCGGCGAGTGGCTCGACCGCGCGGTCAACCAGCGGATCGACGACGAGAACGGACTGTCGGCCTGCCTGGAACTGTGCGAGGTGCTCTCGGCGCCCGCGCGCTTCGCCTGGCTGCCACGGGCCGCGCAGGACCGCGTGCGGACCATCCTCGAACTGGACTCCGCACTGCGCGAGAAGCGCGAAGCGACGGAGCTGGTCAGCGGTTTCAGGATCGCGGGCGCCGCCCCGTGGTCAGCGCCGCAGGCACTGAAACGGTTCCGTCTGGTGCCTGCCATGCTGGCCCTGCCGGTCGACGTCGGCCGACTCGGCGCCGAGTTCCCTGAGTTCGGCCACGCCCTCGCGGAGCAGTACCTGCTGGCGGTACGCCGGGTGGTGACGACCGGCGAGCGGTACGACGACCTCCTGCTCGGCCATGTCGCCGCGGTCTCCGCACTGCCCACACCGGGCCGGCTCCCCGAGGCGCAGCAGGACCTCGTCCACGAGATCAGGGGCCACGCCGCGGACCACTGGCGGACCACCGACCTGAACCGGCTGGAGCGAGCGGTACGCCCCCACAACCCCCTGCTCGCCGACTACTACGGACGGCGGGCCGAGGCCCGTCTGAGCGGCACGCAGAAGCTGGCCCGCAAAGTGCGGCTGCCCCGCCGTCGCGGCAAGGGCGGCCCTCCGGAAGAGCAGAACGGACGGTGA